Proteins found in one Scomber scombrus chromosome 15, fScoSco1.1, whole genome shotgun sequence genomic segment:
- the LOC133995028 gene encoding nucleus accumbens-associated protein 2 gives MSQLLHVEIPNFGATVLGSLNEQRLLGHYCDVSILVKGQAFKAHRAVLAASSLYFRDLFSTSTKTQFELPSSVTPACFEQILTFCYTGKLTMAASEQLVVMYTAGYLQIQHIVERGMDLMFKANSPHCDSQTAGSLEETGSEPQSPCNNGNGLAVAALLATPGWSPSLIMPQRKIKLEGADPTPLTVPSTHKISSSELGSRLARASSLFYTTAAGTPMTGMPSYHLQGPGGGGAGGGAGVERSSPGSSSLPTTDSPTSYQNEDEEFEEEPYDGITEDAYSHLYGRSANPYGIQDKPEMAAVPLALENRNCVLIRRDLVALPASLISQIGYRCHPKLYTEGDPGEKLELVAGTQVFMTRGQLMNCHLCAGIKHKVLLRRLLATFFDRNTLANSCGTGIRSSTSDPSRKPLDSRVLNAVKLYCQNFNPNFKESEMNVIAADMCTNARRVRKRWLPKIKSMLPDGMEVYRAGMGMGAAVGLGLALGAPQAGVHLPFEPDFKTLERLYPDRKDPLRTHPPLTEGSPGSGAAGAEAEGECEGVVQEEQEEDEDEAGLEGVDGSLGAPSLIPGAEASDCGDTPPEQEVESFGQGLRVNGQ, from the exons ATGTCCCAGCTGCTCCATGTGGAGATCCCGAACTTTGGAGCCACAGTTCTGGGCTCCCTTAATGAGCAGCGCCTGCTGGGACACTACTGCGATGTATCGATCCTGGTCAAAG GTCAGGCGTTCAAAGCCCACCGGGCTGTTTTGGCTGCCAGCAGCCTCTACTTTCGTGACCTCTTCAGCACCTCTACCAAGACCCAATTTGAGTTGCCCTCCTCAGTCACACCTGCTTGCTTTGAGCAGATCCTCACTTTCTGCTATACAGGGAAGCTAACCATGGCAGCTAGCGAACAGCTGGTGGTCATGTACACAGCTGGCTACCTCCAAATCCAGCACATAGTTGAAAGAGGCATGGACCTAATGTTCAAGGCAAACTCACCTCACTGTGACTCGCAAACTGCAGGGTCCTTAGAGGAAACGGGATCCGAGCCACAGAGTCCTTGTAATAATGGTAACGGCCTAGCGGTGGCTGCCCTTTTGGCAACCCCTGGTTGGTCTCCATCCCTAATCATGCCGCAACGTAAGATTAAACTGGAGGGGGCTGACCCAACACCCCTGACAGTACCCTCGACACACAAGATTTCATCTTCGGAGTTGGGGAGTCGGCTGGCGAGGGCAAGTTCATTGTTCTACACGACGGCAGCCGGGACCCCCATGACTGGTATGCCTTCTTACCACCTACAAGGGCCTGGTGGaggtggagcaggaggaggagctggagttGAAAGGTCCAGTCCTGGATCATCCAGCCTTCCCACCACTGACAGTCCCACATCCTACCAGAATGAGGATGAGGAGTTTGAGGAAGAGCCATATGACGGAATCACAGAGGATGCCTACAGTCATCTCTATGGGCGTTCAGCTAACCCCTACGGGA TCCAGGACAAGCCAGAGATGGCGGCGGTGCCCTTGGCCTTGGAGAACCGCAACTGTGTGCTGATCCGCAGGGACCTGGTGGCGCTGCCTGCAAGCCTCATCAGCCAGATAGGCTACCGCTGCCACCCTAAACTCTACACTGAGGGCGACCCTGGGGAGAAGCTGGAATTGGTAGCTG GTACACAGGTGTTCATGACTCGAGGCCAGCTGATGAACTGTCATCTATGTGCCGGTATCAAACACAAAGTCTTACTCCGGCGTCTGCTAGCCACGTTCTTTGATAG AAACACTTTAGCCAATAGCTGTGGGACAGGTATCCGTTCCTCTACTAGTGACCCCAGTAGGAAACCCCTGGACAGCAGGGTCCTCAACGCTGTCAAAC TCTACTGTCAAAATTTCAACCCTAACTTCAAGGAGAGTGAAATGAATGTGATTGCTGCTGACATGTGCACAAATGCAAGGCGTGTCCGCAAGCGATGGTTGCCCAAGATCAAGTCCATGCTGCCTGATGGCATGGAAGTGTATCGTGCAGGAATGGGCATGGGTGCTGCTGTGGGCCTGGGCCTAGCACTGGGTGCCCCTCAAGCAGGGGTACACCTCCCCTTTGAGCCTGACTTCAAGACCCTTGAACGGTTGTATCCAGACCGCAAGGACCCTCTCAGGACTCACCCACCGCTGACAGAGGGCAGCCCCGGGTCTGGGGCAGCCGGAGCAGAGGCTGAAGGTGAATGTGAAGGAGTAGtccaggaggaacaggaggaggatgaggatgaagcTGGGTTAGAGGGTGTAGACGGATCACTGGGGGCGCCATCTTTGATCCCAGGGGCTGAGGCGAGCGATTGTGGTGACACGCCGCCTGAGCAGGAAGTAGAAAGTTTTGGACAAGGTCTGAGGGTGAATGGACAGTGA